A section of the Corynebacterium tuberculostearicum genome encodes:
- a CDS encoding acyl-CoA thioesterase, with protein sequence MSPTPSVAENQKSPALTLRFMASPTDVTMAGATGISGGRVLEWIDKAAYACAVQWSGQYCVTAYVGHIHFTRPIPSGHIVEVRSRIAMTGRSSMHIVNEVLSADPREGIFTRACDCLVIFVAKDPATGKSTPVPPFVPETDEQRRVEEAAKSRIELRQAIEAEMEKQTYDGPSDAPRMVNRFLAKPTDVNWGGKVHGGTAMQWIDEAGAACTMEWSAERTVAVYAGGIRFYRPISIGDLIEVDARMMRTDTRSMQMSIHVRSGNPRGGRDNLQTAIHATVAYIALDHDGQPQVARPFHPHTEEDKRLAEHATLLRGLRAKYSPKPLVVAPTNQHID encoded by the coding sequence ATGTCACCTACGCCTTCCGTTGCGGAAAATCAGAAATCGCCGGCGCTGACGCTGCGCTTTATGGCATCGCCAACCGACGTCACCATGGCCGGCGCCACCGGCATCAGCGGTGGCCGCGTCCTGGAATGGATTGACAAGGCGGCCTATGCCTGCGCCGTGCAGTGGTCCGGCCAGTACTGTGTGACCGCATACGTGGGCCATATCCACTTCACCCGGCCGATCCCTTCTGGGCACATCGTGGAGGTGCGCTCCCGCATCGCCATGACCGGCCGTTCCTCCATGCACATCGTCAATGAGGTGCTCTCTGCCGACCCGCGCGAAGGCATTTTTACCCGCGCCTGCGATTGCCTGGTCATCTTCGTAGCCAAGGATCCTGCCACCGGCAAGTCCACCCCGGTGCCGCCCTTCGTTCCGGAGACCGACGAGCAGCGCCGCGTAGAAGAGGCCGCCAAGTCCCGCATTGAGCTGCGCCAGGCCATCGAGGCAGAGATGGAAAAGCAAACCTACGACGGGCCTTCCGACGCCCCGCGCATGGTCAACCGCTTCCTGGCTAAGCCCACCGACGTCAACTGGGGCGGCAAGGTCCACGGCGGCACCGCCATGCAGTGGATCGATGAAGCCGGTGCTGCCTGCACCATGGAGTGGTCCGCTGAGCGCACCGTGGCCGTCTACGCCGGCGGCATCCGCTTCTACCGCCCGATTTCCATCGGTGACCTCATTGAGGTCGACGCCCGCATGATGCGCACCGATACCCGCTCCATGCAGATGTCCATCCACGTCCGCTCCGGCAACCCGCGCGGCGGCCGCGATAACCTGCAGACCGCCATTCATGCCACCGTAGCCTATATCGCCCTGGACCACGATGGACAGCCGCAGGTGGCCCGCCCCTTCCACCCGCATACCGAGGAAGACAAGCGCCTGGCCGAGCACGCCACTCTCCTGCGCGGGCTGCGCGCCAAGTACTCACCGAAGCCGCTAGTGGTGGCGCCGACGAATCAGCACATCGATTAA
- the trhA gene encoding PAQR family membrane homeostasis protein TrhA — translation MADRGPRPASRGWGHAIAALLSVIASTVLITYAWMTLQWWQGLGVTVYGVGLVGLFGVSALYHRYPWASARAVQWWRRADHATISVFIAATYTPLCLIVLSPVQAAWMLAVAWGGAILGVVLNLVWINHPRWLDVVVYLALGWLVLPLLPTLWTQAGAAVVWLLFAGGVVYSLGALVYGFKWPGRNARYYGYHEHFHTATIAAAVVHLVAVWMVVVQGAA, via the coding sequence ATGGCCGACCGCGGGCCAAGACCAGCGAGCCGCGGTTGGGGACATGCGATTGCAGCGTTGCTGTCGGTGATTGCCTCCACCGTGCTCATTACCTACGCATGGATGACGCTGCAGTGGTGGCAGGGGCTAGGTGTGACCGTCTACGGCGTGGGGCTGGTGGGGCTCTTTGGAGTCTCGGCGCTCTACCACCGCTACCCGTGGGCCAGCGCGCGTGCCGTGCAATGGTGGCGGCGGGCGGACCATGCGACCATCTCGGTGTTTATTGCGGCGACGTATACGCCGCTGTGTCTCATTGTGCTTTCGCCGGTGCAAGCGGCGTGGATGCTGGCCGTCGCTTGGGGCGGGGCCATCTTAGGCGTGGTGCTCAACTTGGTGTGGATCAACCACCCCCGCTGGTTGGACGTGGTGGTCTACCTAGCGCTGGGCTGGCTGGTGTTGCCGCTGTTGCCCACGCTGTGGACGCAAGCCGGCGCGGCCGTCGTCTGGCTGCTCTTCGCCGGCGGCGTGGTGTACTCGCTCGGTGCGCTGGTCTATGGCTTTAAGTGGCCAGGGCGCAACGCGCGTTACTACGGCTACCACGAGCACTTCCACACCGCGACGATTGCGGCGGCGGTAGTGCACCTGGTGGCCGTGTGGATGGTCGTGGTTCAGGGGGCTGCTTAA
- a CDS encoding FABP family protein, whose product MSENNNETTPENIETTAASHPENDPGKLNGNDAVNQAAEQWKDAASRNIPALELGDTPVPDDTANLRQGPSLHDGLLGLLPLVGVWQGEGQAHDTKGQEYTFGQQLVIAHDGENYLTFSSRTWKIDTEGKPEGPSVRETGFWRISEKDEIEVTYTSSTGIVEIFYGEPFNDRAWQLESASTMVTETGPKNLGPGKRMYGLMPNNNLGWVDERMVDGEMRPYMSAELTRIAG is encoded by the coding sequence ATGAGCGAAAATAATAATGAAACCACCCCTGAAAACATCGAGACCACCGCGGCTTCCCACCCGGAAAACGATCCAGGAAAACTCAATGGCAACGATGCCGTGAACCAGGCTGCCGAGCAGTGGAAGGACGCCGCTAGCCGCAATATCCCCGCTCTCGAGCTGGGCGATACCCCGGTACCGGACGATACCGCGAACCTGCGCCAGGGCCCATCGCTGCACGACGGCCTGCTGGGCCTACTCCCCCTTGTGGGCGTCTGGCAGGGTGAGGGCCAGGCCCACGATACGAAGGGCCAGGAGTACACCTTTGGCCAGCAGTTGGTCATCGCCCACGACGGCGAGAATTACCTGACCTTTAGCTCCCGTACCTGGAAGATCGATACCGAAGGCAAGCCGGAAGGCCCGTCCGTGCGCGAGACCGGCTTCTGGCGCATCTCGGAAAAGGATGAAATCGAGGTCACCTACACCTCTTCTACCGGCATCGTGGAAATCTTCTACGGCGAACCCTTCAATGACCGCGCATGGCAGCTGGAATCCGCCTCCACCATGGTTACGGAAACCGGCCCGAAGAACTTGGGCCCAGGCAAGCGCATGTACGGCCTCATGCCCAATAACAACCTGGGCTGGGTAGACGAGCGCATGGTTGATGGCGAGATGCGCCCCTACATGTCCGCGGAGCTCACCCGCATCGCCGGCTAA
- a CDS encoding aminodeoxychorismate lyase, translated as MKFSPRKEPVIYVVEPFGGSVRRHMPALPLIYADDAAVTRGDGIFESLLVRGGKAANLQRHAQRFCDSARTMNLPEPPMDKWEEATRLAIADFCGDEQGDAKCTWTYTRGRASTGRPSAWVVVQPIEETVLEQRTHGVAVMTSPRLWHVAEELPAKTLNYAATMAMLRMAREKGFEDLILTDPDTGEILEGATSTVVAVKGEKLRTAAGRGILPGTTQAALFAHAKEKGYRCKAKPLTVEYLEKADSVWLVSSVRVAARVTRLNDKKLKAPDNVDVIRDLIDAALGA; from the coding sequence ATGAAGTTTTCGCCGCGAAAAGAGCCGGTCATCTACGTTGTGGAGCCCTTTGGAGGGTCGGTACGCAGGCACATGCCCGCGCTGCCTCTCATCTACGCCGATGATGCCGCGGTCACCCGCGGCGATGGCATCTTTGAATCCCTGCTCGTGCGCGGAGGCAAAGCCGCTAACCTGCAGCGCCACGCGCAGCGCTTCTGCGATTCCGCCCGCACGATGAACCTGCCGGAGCCGCCCATGGACAAGTGGGAAGAAGCCACCCGGCTCGCCATCGCGGACTTCTGCGGGGACGAGCAAGGCGATGCTAAATGCACGTGGACCTATACCCGCGGGCGCGCTTCTACGGGGCGGCCGAGCGCGTGGGTTGTTGTGCAGCCGATTGAGGAGACGGTGCTAGAGCAGCGCACCCACGGCGTTGCCGTCATGACAAGCCCCCGCCTGTGGCACGTAGCGGAGGAATTGCCCGCCAAGACGCTCAATTACGCGGCCACCATGGCGATGCTGCGCATGGCGCGGGAGAAGGGCTTTGAGGATCTCATCCTCACCGATCCGGACACCGGAGAAATTCTCGAGGGCGCCACCTCTACCGTGGTGGCCGTCAAGGGCGAGAAACTGCGCACCGCGGCCGGCCGCGGGATCCTGCCCGGCACCACGCAAGCGGCGCTCTTCGCGCACGCCAAAGAGAAAGGCTATCGCTGCAAGGCCAAGCCGCTGACCGTGGAGTATCTGGAAAAGGCGGACTCGGTGTGGTTGGTGTCCTCGGTGCGCGTTGCCGCGCGCGTTACCCGGCTCAATGACAAAAAATTAAAGGCCCCGGATAACGTGGACGTCATCCGAGACCTTATTGATGCAGCGCTTGGGGCTTAG
- the purM gene encoding phosphoribosylformylglycinamidine cyclo-ligase, with protein sequence MSDNTYAAAGVSIEEGDRAVELFAPHAKRATRPEVLGGLGGFAGLFKLGDYKEPILAAGSDGVGTKLAVAQAMDKHDTIGIDLVAMCVDDLVVCGAEPLFLQDYIAVGKVVPEKVAEVVKGIAEGCVQAGAALLGGETAEHPGMMEENEYDVSATAVGVVEADGVLGPDKVREGDVLIAMGSSGLHSNGYSLARHVLLEQAGMPLDGHVEELGRPLGEELLEPTRIYAKDCLALASECSVSTFCHVTGGGLAGNLERVIPEGLAADINRATWTPGQIFKLISSVGKVELAEMEKTFNMGVGMIAVVNPEDRDRALAMLTARHIDAWELGTVRSATGEEPRVVMHGEHPNF encoded by the coding sequence ATGAGTGACAATACTTACGCAGCAGCCGGCGTCAGCATCGAAGAGGGTGACCGCGCCGTAGAACTTTTCGCCCCGCACGCTAAGCGCGCCACCCGCCCTGAGGTTTTGGGCGGTCTTGGCGGCTTTGCTGGCCTGTTCAAGCTCGGCGATTACAAGGAGCCCATCTTGGCCGCCGGTTCCGACGGCGTCGGCACCAAGCTGGCCGTGGCCCAGGCCATGGACAAGCACGACACCATCGGCATCGACCTCGTCGCCATGTGCGTGGACGACCTCGTTGTCTGCGGCGCGGAGCCACTCTTCCTGCAGGACTACATTGCCGTGGGAAAGGTCGTGCCGGAAAAGGTGGCCGAGGTAGTTAAGGGCATCGCCGAGGGCTGTGTGCAGGCCGGCGCCGCGCTGCTGGGCGGCGAGACCGCCGAGCACCCCGGCATGATGGAAGAAAACGAATACGATGTCTCCGCCACCGCGGTTGGCGTCGTAGAAGCCGATGGCGTACTTGGCCCAGACAAGGTCCGTGAGGGCGACGTGCTCATCGCTATGGGCTCTTCCGGCCTACACTCCAATGGCTACTCCCTGGCCCGCCACGTCCTGCTGGAGCAGGCTGGCATGCCTCTCGACGGCCACGTGGAAGAGCTTGGCCGCCCCCTCGGCGAGGAGTTGCTGGAGCCCACCCGCATTTACGCCAAGGACTGCCTGGCTTTGGCTAGCGAGTGCTCCGTATCCACCTTCTGCCATGTCACCGGTGGTGGACTGGCTGGCAACCTCGAGCGCGTCATTCCAGAAGGTCTAGCGGCCGATATTAACCGCGCCACCTGGACCCCGGGCCAGATCTTCAAGCTCATCTCCTCGGTGGGCAAGGTGGAGCTGGCAGAAATGGAGAAGACCTTCAACATGGGGGTCGGCATGATTGCCGTAGTCAATCCTGAAGACCGTGACCGTGCCCTGGCAATGCTTACCGCACGCCACATTGATGCGTGGGAGCTGGGCACCGTCCGCTCCGCCACCGGCGAGGAGCCGCGCGTGGTCATGCACGGCGAGCACCCCAACTTCTAG
- a CDS encoding sterol carrier family protein gives MKKPVDPAATRAAVMAIKDWIAAPAEHDKPGRALLADAVRRTARTLEADAPGHSVELRVPPFVAVQCIEGPRHTRGTPPNVVETDPETWLRLATGLADWEEAVSTGRVDASGSRAGEIAQWLPLIPLVSGGATG, from the coding sequence ATGAAAAAGCCCGTCGATCCCGCAGCCACCCGCGCGGCCGTCATGGCCATCAAAGACTGGATTGCCGCCCCGGCGGAGCACGATAAGCCTGGTAGGGCCCTGCTTGCCGACGCCGTCCGCCGCACCGCCCGGACCCTCGAGGCCGACGCGCCGGGCCACTCCGTGGAGCTGCGCGTACCCCCATTTGTTGCGGTGCAATGCATTGAAGGACCCCGCCATACCCGCGGCACCCCACCCAATGTGGTGGAGACCGACCCGGAAACCTGGCTGCGCCTTGCCACCGGATTGGCAGACTGGGAAGAGGCCGTAAGCACTGGTCGCGTCGATGCTTCCGGCTCCCGCGCGGGCGAAATTGCGCAGTGGTTGCCGCTTATTCCGTTAGTTTCCGGCGGCGCGACAGGCTAG
- a CDS encoding diacylglycerol/lipid kinase family protein produces the protein MISNPNSTSQTNALFRQIVPCLQAVEGLHLKVKFTHYPGHAEEMVKGMTRDDYDVIIAVGGDGTVNEVVNGLLGPADEQRPDPQSIPALAVIPTGSANVFVRALGFPNTPMEATHVLARMLDRDLRRTIYLGTWNERWFAVNAGFGLDADVLARVDRAREQGFSATPLRYLNVAIRAWSRARKKPPHIAVTAESSSGEQLHKDDVPLLFTSNTNPWTFLGPLPVVTNPRNSFDEGLALFGLEEFSGLGGVVGLLHLFGADKRGWLNKLTKEKTVAFDDAMRVELVCREPQRFQADGESEGRFDAVTLASVKDAIEVFAPQDRREAHQRTMKEVLRDFIRLR, from the coding sequence ATGATCTCGAATCCAAACTCGACCTCACAAACCAACGCCCTCTTCCGCCAAATCGTTCCCTGCCTACAAGCGGTAGAGGGCCTGCACCTCAAGGTGAAATTTACGCATTACCCTGGCCACGCCGAAGAGATGGTCAAGGGAATGACCAGGGATGATTACGACGTCATCATTGCTGTGGGAGGAGATGGAACCGTCAACGAGGTAGTCAACGGGCTCCTCGGCCCGGCGGATGAGCAGCGTCCCGATCCGCAGTCCATCCCGGCGCTGGCCGTAATTCCTACCGGCTCCGCCAATGTCTTTGTGCGCGCTCTAGGGTTCCCCAACACCCCAATGGAGGCCACCCATGTGCTGGCTCGCATGCTCGACCGGGATCTGCGCCGCACCATCTACCTAGGAACGTGGAACGAGCGGTGGTTTGCCGTCAACGCCGGTTTTGGCTTAGACGCGGATGTCCTGGCGCGCGTGGATCGCGCTCGTGAGCAGGGATTTTCGGCAACTCCGCTGCGCTACCTCAATGTCGCCATTCGGGCCTGGAGCCGTGCGCGGAAAAAGCCACCGCATATCGCGGTAACGGCCGAATCCAGCAGCGGCGAGCAGCTGCACAAGGACGATGTGCCACTGCTGTTTACCTCCAATACCAACCCGTGGACCTTCCTAGGCCCGCTGCCGGTAGTAACTAATCCGCGCAATTCCTTTGACGAGGGCCTTGCCCTCTTTGGGCTGGAGGAATTTAGCGGGCTCGGTGGCGTCGTCGGCCTGCTGCACCTCTTCGGTGCCGATAAGCGCGGATGGCTCAATAAGCTCACCAAGGAAAAGACGGTGGCCTTCGACGATGCCATGCGGGTAGAGCTCGTCTGCCGCGAACCGCAGCGCTTCCAAGCCGATGGAGAATCGGAGGGGCGCTTTGATGCGGTCACCTTGGCCTCCGTGAAGGATGCCATCGAGGTATTCGCCCCGCAGGATAGGCGGGAAGCCCATCAGCGCACGATGAAGGAAGTTCTCCGGGACTTTATTCGCCTGCGCTAG
- a CDS encoding DUF3073 domain-containing protein, whose product MGRGRAKAKQTKVARQLKYNSPEMDIESLQRELAAQQEGDSRDYEEDDPYADYVDEWDDDDRDER is encoded by the coding sequence ATGGGACGCGGACGCGCAAAGGCAAAGCAGACCAAAGTTGCACGCCAGCTCAAGTACAACTCACCCGAGATGGATATCGAGTCCCTGCAACGGGAACTCGCCGCACAGCAAGAGGGTGACTCCCGCGATTATGAAGAGGATGACCCATACGCCGACTACGTCGACGAATGGGATGATGACGACCGCGACGAACGCTAA
- the ygfZ gene encoding CAF17-like 4Fe-4S cluster assembly/insertion protein YgfZ, producing MSYSSPLLQRAGAAEHQDATVLDAQGVAWHYGNPLGEQRAADGGTIVIDRSQRRVIRVSGKDAAEFLNNLLSQKLDDAPVGFTAGALDLDIQGHILHHMDIVRTDDAFLIDVPAAQFDSLFKFLTMMVFWSEVTVEEADIAILTLLGEADVSLPPMVEFSRQVQWPGIKRVDLGVPRESLVEATKHLEESGARLAGLMAFTAERVRAREPELAADLDNKSIPHEVPQWISRGVDNPAHVHLNKGCYRGQETVARVENLGRSPRLLVQLHLDGSAPQRPNVGDDITFNGRKVGRIGTIVDDCDFGPIALGLVKRSALDAGTLEVGDTAASIDPSSIPEDEGPKAGREAVNRLRGR from the coding sequence GTGAGTTATTCTTCGCCTCTTCTGCAGCGCGCCGGTGCCGCGGAGCACCAGGACGCGACCGTACTCGATGCCCAGGGCGTGGCCTGGCACTATGGCAATCCGCTGGGCGAGCAACGGGCCGCCGATGGCGGCACCATCGTCATTGACCGCTCCCAGCGCCGCGTCATTCGCGTGAGCGGCAAGGACGCCGCCGAGTTTCTGAATAATCTGCTTTCACAGAAGCTTGACGACGCCCCCGTGGGCTTCACCGCCGGCGCCCTCGACCTGGACATCCAAGGCCACATCCTCCACCACATGGATATCGTGCGGACCGACGATGCCTTTCTTATCGACGTCCCCGCGGCGCAATTCGACTCCCTCTTTAAATTCCTCACCATGATGGTCTTTTGGTCCGAGGTCACCGTAGAGGAAGCAGATATCGCCATCCTCACCCTCCTGGGTGAGGCCGATGTTTCGCTGCCCCCCATGGTGGAGTTTTCCCGCCAGGTCCAGTGGCCGGGAATCAAGCGCGTTGACCTCGGTGTTCCGCGGGAATCCTTGGTCGAGGCAACGAAACACCTGGAGGAATCCGGTGCACGGCTAGCGGGGCTCATGGCGTTTACCGCCGAGCGCGTGCGTGCCCGCGAGCCGGAGCTGGCAGCGGATCTGGATAATAAGTCCATCCCCCACGAGGTGCCGCAGTGGATCAGCCGCGGCGTGGATAACCCGGCCCACGTTCACCTCAATAAGGGCTGCTACCGTGGCCAGGAAACGGTGGCGCGCGTAGAAAATCTGGGCCGCTCCCCTCGTCTATTGGTGCAGCTGCACCTCGACGGCTCCGCGCCGCAACGGCCAAATGTGGGCGATGACATTACTTTCAACGGACGTAAGGTAGGCCGCATCGGCACGATTGTGGATGACTGCGATTTTGGCCCCATTGCCCTAGGCCTCGTGAAGCGCTCTGCGCTGGACGCCGGCACCCTAGAAGTAGGCGATACGGCGGCGTCTATCGATCCTTCCTCCATCCCCGAGGATGAGGGCCCCAAGGCTGGGCGCGAGGCGGTAAACCGGCTGCGCGGGCGTTAG
- the purF gene encoding amidophosphoribosyltransferase yields the protein MVEVHTPSITNLDDQNEQEPREECGVYGVWAPGEEVSKLTYFGLFALQHRGQEAAGIAVGDDDRIVVFKDMGLVANIFDESTLSALQGNVAVGHTRYSTAGGKEWSNVQPMFSTSSTGVDIALGHNGNLVNYLELREEAVQRGLIKPHEESVSDSMCLSMLLADGVDEDTSVFDSARDLLPRVKGAFCLTFTDGHTMYAARDPHGVRPLVLGRLAKGWVVASETCALDICGAQFIREIEPGELVAIDEAGIRSVNFAPAKRHGCVFEYVYLARPDSDIKGRSVNASRVDIGRRLAREYPAEGADLVIPVPESGNPAAVGYARESGITFAHGLVKNAYVGRTFIQPTQTLRQLGIRLKLNPLREVINGKKLVVVDDSIVRGNTQRALIRMLREAGAAEVHVRIASPPVKWPCFYGIDFASPGELIANASPSDDPETVCATICDTIGADSLGFVSIEEMVAATEQPRSELCTACFSGEYPLGLPAGNSNADAVRTLLGTE from the coding sequence GTGGTAGAAGTACATACTCCTAGTATCACCAATCTCGACGATCAGAATGAGCAGGAGCCCCGCGAAGAGTGCGGCGTCTATGGCGTTTGGGCTCCCGGGGAGGAAGTCTCCAAGCTGACCTATTTTGGTCTCTTCGCCCTGCAGCATCGTGGCCAGGAGGCTGCCGGCATTGCGGTGGGCGATGATGACCGCATCGTCGTCTTCAAGGATATGGGCCTGGTGGCTAATATCTTTGATGAGTCCACCCTGTCCGCCCTCCAAGGAAACGTAGCGGTGGGCCACACGCGCTATTCCACCGCCGGCGGCAAGGAATGGTCCAATGTCCAGCCGATGTTTTCTACCTCCTCCACCGGGGTAGACATCGCCCTTGGACACAACGGCAACCTGGTCAACTACCTGGAGCTGCGCGAGGAGGCCGTGCAGCGCGGCTTGATTAAGCCCCATGAGGAGTCCGTATCTGACTCCATGTGCTTGTCTATGCTGCTTGCCGACGGCGTGGATGAAGACACCTCCGTCTTCGACTCCGCCCGCGACTTGCTCCCGCGCGTTAAGGGCGCATTCTGCCTGACCTTTACCGATGGTCACACCATGTACGCCGCGCGCGACCCGCACGGGGTGCGCCCGCTGGTCCTCGGCCGCTTGGCTAAGGGCTGGGTGGTGGCCTCCGAGACCTGTGCGCTCGATATCTGCGGCGCTCAGTTCATCCGTGAGATTGAACCCGGCGAGCTCGTCGCCATCGATGAGGCCGGCATCCGTTCCGTGAACTTCGCGCCTGCCAAGCGCCACGGCTGTGTCTTCGAATACGTCTACTTGGCCCGCCCGGATAGCGATATCAAGGGCCGCTCCGTCAACGCCTCCCGCGTGGACATTGGCCGCCGCTTGGCCCGTGAGTATCCGGCCGAGGGCGCGGACTTGGTCATCCCGGTTCCCGAATCCGGCAACCCGGCTGCCGTGGGCTATGCCCGCGAATCTGGCATCACCTTCGCCCACGGCTTGGTCAAGAACGCTTATGTGGGCCGCACCTTCATCCAGCCCACCCAGACCCTGCGCCAGCTGGGCATCCGCTTGAAGCTCAACCCGCTGCGTGAAGTCATCAACGGCAAGAAGCTCGTCGTGGTGGATGATTCCATCGTCCGCGGCAATACCCAGCGCGCGCTCATCCGCATGCTGCGCGAGGCCGGCGCCGCCGAGGTGCACGTGCGCATCGCCTCCCCGCCAGTGAAGTGGCCGTGTTTCTACGGTATCGACTTCGCCTCCCCGGGCGAGCTGATCGCTAACGCCAGCCCCTCCGACGATCCGGAAACCGTCTGCGCCACTATCTGTGACACCATCGGCGCCGATTCCCTGGGGTTTGTCTCCATCGAGGAGATGGTGGCCGCCACCGAACAGCCCCGTTCCGAGTTGTGCACCGCCTGCTTCTCGGGCGAGTACCCGCTTGGCCTGCCCGCCGGAAACTCCAATGCAGACGCCGTACGCACCCTGCTCGGCACCGAATAA
- a CDS encoding LmeA family phospholipid-binding protein, whose protein sequence is MSVLKIDRRIVHVLLVVCVLIAAWVADACVAMHTEHKVAQAVKANSRLDNTPDVFIGGTPYVWAAASKEIPYLEVKALDVEVPKLGMVNASTVLRDITVTPEQVMNGDIEGAPVSTYSRGISLDGVALGRLLGITDLSIANPDDISPSGGTSAEAELTGTLPGDAHKSTAKVTLRLVGPEFRMQVYDTDDERLQKAFSLNFDTRQLPLPAQATAVKMQGGTISFEVQRRNIKVQLAQLSPLEIEGSEQKAVEEAEKKAADTKHRVGPAPQTSAGE, encoded by the coding sequence GTGAGTGTTCTAAAGATTGACCGGCGCATCGTGCACGTCCTCCTCGTGGTGTGCGTGCTGATTGCGGCCTGGGTGGCGGATGCCTGCGTGGCTATGCACACGGAACACAAGGTGGCTCAAGCCGTGAAAGCCAATTCGCGGCTGGATAATACGCCGGATGTCTTCATCGGCGGCACCCCCTACGTGTGGGCGGCGGCTTCGAAGGAAATCCCCTATCTCGAGGTCAAGGCCCTGGACGTGGAGGTGCCCAAGCTGGGCATGGTCAATGCTTCGACCGTGCTGCGCGATATTACCGTCACCCCAGAGCAGGTCATGAACGGCGATATTGAGGGCGCGCCGGTTTCCACCTACTCGCGCGGCATTTCCTTGGATGGTGTGGCGCTGGGCCGCCTGCTGGGGATCACCGACCTCTCCATTGCCAACCCGGACGATATTTCCCCCTCCGGTGGCACCTCCGCAGAAGCAGAGCTAACGGGCACCCTGCCTGGCGACGCCCACAAGTCCACCGCCAAGGTCACCCTCCGCCTGGTTGGTCCGGAGTTTCGCATGCAGGTCTATGACACGGACGATGAGCGCCTGCAAAAGGCCTTTTCCCTCAACTTCGATACCCGGCAGTTACCGCTTCCGGCCCAAGCGACCGCGGTAAAGATGCAGGGAGGCACCATTTCCTTCGAGGTACAGCGCCGCAATATTAAGGTGCAGCTGGCCCAGCTCTCCCCGCTAGAGATTGAAGGCTCGGAGCAAAAGGCCGTAGAAGAGGCGGAAAAGAAGGCCGCCGATACCAAGCACCGGGTCGGCCCCGCGCCGCAGACTAGCGCAGGCGAATAA